A portion of the Stigmatella aurantiaca DW4/3-1 genome contains these proteins:
- a CDS encoding AAA family ATPase, with protein MTVTQLDIAGYRSVKRMVLPVHPVTVVVGANGSGKTNLYRALHLLQAAAEGRLARTLAEEGGTPSVVWAGPREHKQPVRMKVGVTLGDELAYELSCGIVPKDPSERFSLFVLDPEVKEEHLWALSGGRRAVLMERKDRTAFLRDSEGKRVVFPTQLWSAESVLDQLAEPQRFPRLTEIQRTLSAWRFYHQFRTDLEAPARQPQIGVRTTALAHDGRDLAAALATIREIGDRRGLERALEDAFPGAELEVKAPQGRFSLSLHLPGLSRPMEASELSDGTLRYLCLLAALLSPRPPPFLALNEPETSLHPDLLGPLARLVVAASKHSQIWITTHAESLAEAVSHRTGYEPVRLVKNGGATEVEGAKVGEE; from the coding sequence CGCTCGGTGAAGCGGATGGTGTTGCCGGTGCACCCGGTGACGGTGGTGGTGGGGGCGAACGGGAGTGGGAAGACGAACCTGTACCGCGCCCTGCATCTGTTGCAGGCGGCGGCGGAGGGGCGGCTGGCGAGGACGCTGGCGGAAGAGGGTGGAACGCCGAGCGTGGTGTGGGCGGGGCCGCGCGAGCACAAGCAGCCGGTGCGGATGAAGGTGGGGGTGACGTTGGGAGACGAGCTGGCGTACGAGCTGAGCTGCGGCATCGTGCCGAAGGATCCCTCGGAGCGCTTCAGCCTGTTCGTGTTGGATCCCGAGGTGAAGGAAGAGCATCTGTGGGCGCTGTCCGGGGGACGGCGGGCCGTGCTGATGGAGCGCAAGGATCGGACGGCGTTCCTGAGGGACTCCGAAGGCAAGCGCGTGGTGTTTCCCACGCAACTGTGGAGCGCGGAGTCGGTGTTGGATCAGCTCGCCGAGCCGCAGCGCTTCCCGCGGTTGACGGAGATTCAACGGACGTTGAGCGCGTGGCGCTTCTACCATCAGTTCCGGACGGACCTGGAGGCACCCGCGCGGCAGCCGCAGATCGGGGTCCGGACGACGGCGCTGGCGCATGACGGGAGGGACCTGGCGGCGGCCCTGGCGACGATCCGGGAGATCGGAGACCGGCGCGGGTTGGAGCGGGCGCTCGAGGATGCGTTTCCGGGGGCGGAGCTGGAGGTGAAGGCGCCCCAGGGCCGCTTCAGCCTGTCGCTGCACTTGCCAGGGCTGAGCCGGCCCATGGAGGCGAGCGAGCTGTCGGACGGGACGCTGCGCTACCTCTGCTTGCTGGCGGCGCTGCTGAGCCCGCGGCCGCCGCCGTTCCTGGCGCTGAACGAGCCGGAGACGAGCCTGCACCCGGATCTGCTGGGGCCCCTGGCCCGGCTCGTCGTGGCGGCCTCGAAGCACAGCCAGATTTGGATCACCACCCACGCGGAGTCGCTCGCGGAGGCGGTCTCCCATCGCACGGGCTACGAGCCGGTCCGGCTGGTGAAGAACGGGGGGGCGACCGAGGTGGAGGGCGCGAAGGTGGGGGAGGAGTGA